GACGTAGGCCGCCTGCAGCGGAGTGCGGCCGAACTGGTTCTGGAGCACCTGCCCGAAAGCGAAGCTGTAGCCGATGAACGACCCGAAGGTGCCGATGTAGAGGAAGGACATGATCCAGGTGTGGGCGTCCTTCGCGGCGTCCCTGGCGGCGCCGGTGTCGTTCTTCACGGACGCGATGTTGTCCATGGAGACGGCGGCGAGCACGGCGGCGACGACGATCAGCGGGATGTAGATCCCCAGCAGGACCCTCGGTCCCCCGTTCGCGCCGATGATCGCGAGCGCCACGAGCTGGATGACGGGCACGCCGATGTTTCCGCCGCCCGCGTTGAGACCGAGCGCCCAGCCCTTCTTCCTCAGCGGGAAGAAGGCGTTGATGTTGGTCATGCTGGAGGCGAAGTTGCCGCCGCCGATGCCGGCGAGCAGACCGACGAGCAGGAAGGTGTCGAACGAGGTCCCCGGCTTCATCACCACGAACGCGGCGACGCTCGGGACGAGCAGCAGGCTCGCCGAGACGATGGTCCAGTTCCGGCCGCCGAAGATCGCCACCGCGAAGGTGTACGGCACCCGCACCACGGCTCCGACCAGCGTCACCATCGAGGTGAGCATGAACTTGTCGGCCGGGGTGAGCCCGTACTCGGGGCCCATGAAGAGCACCATCACCGACCACATGGTCCAGATCGAGAACCCGATGTGCTCGGAGAGCACGGAGAAGAGCAGGTTCCGCCGGGCGACCTTCTCACCCGTCTCTTTCCAGAAGGTCTCGTCCTCCGGGTCCCACTCCTGGATCCAGCGGCCTCCCCTGCTCGGTGCGGGGGCTGTATTAGGGGCTGTCATGACGCCTCCACGGTTCTCCGGTGCGGTGCCCAGGTGTCGTACAACGACTGACTGAGTCCCGAAGGTAGGGAGGACGCGTTTCGAGGCTGTGGCTGTGAGTGACCGGAAAGGAACGTTGCTCTCACGAGAGCGAGGGGGCGACGGTGAGGACTTCCGGATGAGGACGGCTCGGTGAAGACCGGGTGAGGACGTCCGGGGTGCCGTCGCCCCTGCCTGTGTCTAGACCCGGTGGCTCCCCCGCGAGGCGCCCGTCTTCCTCTTCGCGCCGTTGGGCCACAGTCTCGGGCTGCGCTTGGCGGCGATGTCCTCGATCCAGCCGAAGGCCAGGATCGTCAGGCCGATGAGGGGCCAGACCAGGAGAAACATCCACACCATGTACGAGGAGTCGAGCGCGGCCACCGCGCTGTCGCTCTGCATGAACGGGAGGTTGTAGGCCTGGTC
This portion of the Streptomyces mirabilis genome encodes:
- a CDS encoding nitrate/nitrite transporter; translation: MTAPNTAPAPSRGGRWIQEWDPEDETFWKETGEKVARRNLLFSVLSEHIGFSIWTMWSVMVLFMGPEYGLTPADKFMLTSMVTLVGAVVRVPYTFAVAIFGGRNWTIVSASLLLVPSVAAFVVMKPGTSFDTFLLVGLLAGIGGGNFASSMTNINAFFPLRKKGWALGLNAGGGNIGVPVIQLVALAIIGANGGPRVLLGIYIPLIVVAAVLAAVSMDNIASVKNDTGAARDAAKDAHTWIMSFLYIGTFGSFIGYSFAFGQVLQNQFGRTPLQAAYVTFIGPLLGSLIRPVGGWLADRYGGARITLWNFVAMAGATGVIVVASTQKSLPLFTIAFIALFVLTGLGNGSTYKMIPGIFQAKAVAKGLEGEAAASYGRRLSGASMGLIGAVGALGGVGINLAFRQSFLSYGSGTGAFVAFLAFYALCFLVTWAVYLRGPAAQTRTATAAEAKPQLSYVEV